A genome region from Ligilactobacillus cholophilus includes the following:
- a CDS encoding carbamoyl phosphate synthase small subunit has protein sequence MKRYLVLEDGSVFEGEAFGSKQIATGEVVFSTGMTGYQEAITDQSYANQILVFTNPLIGNYGVNLDDYESLQPKCRGVVCREVARYSNSWRKQDTLDHFLTQNSIPGISGIDTRKLTKIIRNHGTMKGCLVNSIEDKNHTIEQLKATVLTDQLVDQVSTKQPYPNPGTKRNIVVVDFGAKHSILRELSQRDCNTIVMPYTVKAEEILRLHPDVVLLSNGPGDPKSLPNAITMIQNLMGKLPIMGVCLGHQLMCLANGADTFKMKFGHRGFNHPVQEIATGEIAFTSQNHGYAVDPNSLKNTDLMPTHIEINDHTIEGVRHRKYPAFSVQFHPDAAPGPHDVVSLYDDFMRMVDLRKDENRD, from the coding sequence TTGAAGAGGTATTTAGTTTTAGAAGACGGAAGTGTTTTTGAAGGAGAAGCATTTGGATCAAAACAAATTGCAACTGGAGAAGTAGTTTTTTCTACAGGAATGACAGGATATCAAGAAGCAATTACAGATCAATCATATGCAAATCAAATATTAGTATTTACTAACCCATTAATTGGAAATTATGGTGTTAACTTAGATGATTATGAATCTTTGCAACCAAAATGTCGTGGTGTAGTTTGTCGTGAAGTTGCAAGATATTCCAATAGTTGGCGTAAGCAAGATACACTGGATCATTTCTTAACACAAAATTCAATTCCTGGTATTAGTGGAATCGATACTAGAAAATTAACTAAAATAATTCGAAATCACGGGACAATGAAAGGTTGTTTAGTAAACTCTATTGAAGACAAAAATCATACAATTGAGCAGTTAAAAGCAACGGTATTGACAGATCAATTAGTAGATCAAGTATCAACTAAACAGCCATATCCAAACCCAGGCACTAAAAGAAATATTGTTGTTGTGGATTTTGGAGCAAAACATAGCATTTTAAGAGAATTAAGTCAAAGAGACTGCAATACCATTGTTATGCCATATACTGTGAAAGCAGAAGAAATTTTACGTTTACATCCAGATGTAGTATTACTATCAAATGGACCTGGTGATCCTAAGAGTCTTCCAAATGCTATTACAATGATTCAAAATTTGATGGGTAAATTACCTATTATGGGTGTTTGTTTAGGGCATCAATTAATGTGTTTAGCAAATGGAGCTGATACATTTAAGATGAAATTTGGTCATAGAGGATTTAATCATCCAGTTCAAGAAATTGCAACAGGAGAAATTGCATTTACTTCACAAAATCATGGATATGCAGTAGATCCAAATTCATTAAAGAATACAGATTTAATGCCAACTCATATTGAAATAAATGACCATACAATTGAAGGCGTTAGACATCGCAAATATCCCGCATTTTCTGTGCAATTTCATCCAGATGCCGCTCCTGGACCTCATGATGTGGTAAGTTTATATGATGATTTTATGCGAATGGTTGATTTAAGAAAGGATGAAAATCGTGACTAA
- a CDS encoding dihydroorotase — protein MQILLQNGHVYQNEAFVNADVLIKDNKIAAIGKIKPSSEMKVIDITGKIVTPGLVDVHVHYRDPGQTYKENVHSGSLAAAHGGFTTVCAMANVEPVPNGLNEIKSMIEHNRKESIVHIFQYAPITEDLTSDKLIDYQAMKNAGVCGFSNDGHGVQKGGTMFQAMKHIQKTGLPLAEHIEDDSLKFDGVMNAGENAEKLGLSGILSECESAQLARDLVLAARTKVHYHACHVSTKESVELIRLAKQHGVNVTCEVAPHHLLLTDDMITKDDAYFKMNPPLRTKEDQAALIEGLLDGTIDMIATDHAPHSKEEKQHGFKNACFGITGSETAFASLYTKFVKNNVFTLTQLVNWMAIKPASLFNLKDAGMLRISDQADIAVFDLNHPFELNENDFLSKGKNTPFVNTKLFGKTVLTFVSGKIAYSEEGVK, from the coding sequence ATGCAAATTTTATTACAAAATGGACATGTATATCAAAATGAGGCTTTTGTTAATGCAGATGTTTTAATAAAAGATAATAAAATTGCTGCAATAGGTAAAATAAAACCAAGTAGTGAAATGAAAGTTATTGACATTACTGGAAAAATTGTAACACCAGGATTAGTTGATGTACATGTGCATTATAGAGATCCAGGTCAAACATATAAAGAAAATGTTCATAGTGGAAGTTTGGCTGCTGCACATGGTGGCTTTACTACAGTTTGTGCTATGGCAAATGTTGAACCGGTTCCTAATGGATTAAATGAAATTAAAAGTATGATTGAACATAATAGAAAAGAAAGTATAGTACATATTTTTCAATATGCCCCAATTACTGAAGATTTAACTTCAGATAAATTAATTGATTATCAAGCAATGAAAAATGCAGGAGTTTGTGGCTTCAGTAATGATGGACATGGTGTACAAAAAGGTGGAACAATGTTTCAAGCAATGAAGCACATTCAAAAAACTGGATTACCATTAGCAGAGCATATTGAAGATGATTCCTTGAAATTCGATGGAGTTATGAACGCAGGGGAAAATGCGGAGAAATTGGGATTATCAGGAATTTTAAGTGAATGTGAATCAGCTCAATTAGCACGAGATTTAGTATTGGCAGCTAGAACTAAAGTTCATTATCATGCTTGTCATGTATCTACAAAAGAAAGCGTAGAATTAATTAGACTAGCTAAGCAACATGGTGTAAATGTAACATGTGAGGTTGCACCTCATCATTTATTATTAACGGATGACATGATTACTAAAGATGATGCATATTTTAAAATGAATCCTCCATTAAGAACTAAGGAAGACCAAGCTGCATTAATTGAAGGATTACTTGATGGAACAATAGATATGATTGCTACAGATCATGCACCTCATTCCAAAGAAGAAAAACAGCATGGATTTAAAAATGCATGTTTTGGAATTACCGGAAGCGAAACTGCATTTGCAAGTTTATATACAAAATTTGTTAAAAATAATGTGTTTACATTAACACAACTAGTAAATTGGATGGCAATTAAGCCAGCTAGTCTATTTAATTTAAAGGATGCAGGGATGCTTAGAATTTCTGATCAAGCAGATATTGCAGTTTTTGATTTAAATCATCCATTTGAATTAAATGAAAATGATTTCTTATCAAAGGGTAAGAATACGCCTTTTGTAAATACAAAATTATTTGGTAAAACTGTTTTAACGTTTGTAAGTGGCAAAATAGCATATTCTGAAGAAGGAGTTAAATAA
- a CDS encoding aspartate carbamoyltransferase catalytic subunit yields the protein MMKNVALKNFVTVEDLTNDQVLSLIEHAEKFKDNTYQLELTEPVYASNLFFESSTRTHTSFEMAEKKLGIQVISFDPEHSSINKGETLYDTLLTLNALGVNMCVIRHSQNEYYKSLISLNEDQHLEMPILNGGDGSGQHPSQCMLDLMTIYEEFGHFKDLKIAIAGDITSSRVARSNMELLHQLGAKLYFAGPEYWYDQKFEKYGERCELDDVIDQLDAVMLLRVQHERHAGDNNENDFSAVNYHEKYGLTNKRYQQMKKEAIIMHPGPINRDVELSSNLVEAERSRFFNQMQNGVYMRMAMIEAVLRGNKLGGLK from the coding sequence ATTATGAAGAATGTAGCATTAAAGAATTTTGTAACTGTTGAAGATTTAACAAATGATCAAGTATTAAGTTTGATTGAACATGCAGAAAAATTTAAAGATAATACATATCAATTAGAGTTAACAGAACCTGTATATGCATCAAATCTTTTTTTTGAAAGTTCAACACGTACACATACAAGTTTTGAAATGGCAGAAAAGAAATTAGGAATTCAAGTAATTTCATTTGATCCAGAACATTCATCAATTAATAAGGGTGAAACTTTGTATGATACTTTATTAACTTTAAATGCTTTAGGGGTAAATATGTGTGTCATTCGTCATTCTCAAAATGAATATTACAAATCTTTAATTTCATTAAATGAAGATCAACATTTAGAAATGCCAATTTTAAACGGTGGTGATGGAAGTGGACAACATCCTTCACAATGTATGTTAGATTTAATGACAATTTATGAAGAATTTGGACATTTTAAAGATTTAAAAATTGCGATTGCAGGGGATATCACCAGTTCTAGAGTAGCCCGTAGCAATATGGAACTTCTTCATCAACTAGGCGCAAAACTTTATTTTGCAGGCCCAGAATATTGGTATGATCAAAAATTTGAAAAATACGGTGAAAGATGTGAACTAGATGATGTAATTGATCAACTTGATGCGGTTATGTTATTGCGTGTTCAACATGAAAGACATGCAGGCGACAATAATGAAAATGATTTTTCAGCTGTAAATTATCATGAGAAATATGGTTTAACTAATAAACGTTACCAACAAATGAAGAAGGAAGCAATTATCATGCATCCAGGACCAATTAATCGTGATGTTGAATTATCTTCAAATTTAGTTGAAGCTGAGAGATCAAGATTTTTCAATCAAATGCAAAATGGTGTTTATATGAGAATGGCAATGATAGAGGCAGTTTTAAGAGGAAATAAATTAGGAGGATTAAAATAA
- the pyrR gene encoding bifunctional pyr operon transcriptional regulator/uracil phosphoribosyltransferase PyrR translates to MSKEIYDSMAVKRALTRMTYEIIERNKGIDNLVLVGIKTRGVYLAQRIAKRLEQLEGAKIPVGELDISMYRDDREHKEDPVVRDSQLSFDITGKHVILVDDVLYTGRTIRAALDALMDQGRPKKINLAVLVDRGHRELPIRADFVGKNIPTALNEQVSVFVEEIDGKDGIDLIKEND, encoded by the coding sequence TTGTCAAAAGAAATCTACGATTCAATGGCTGTTAAGCGTGCACTAACACGTATGACATATGAAATTATCGAACGTAATAAGGGAATTGATAACTTAGTTTTAGTTGGCATTAAAACACGTGGTGTGTACTTAGCTCAACGTATTGCTAAACGTTTAGAGCAACTGGAAGGTGCTAAAATTCCTGTTGGAGAGTTAGACATTTCAATGTATCGTGATGATCGTGAACATAAAGAAGATCCAGTTGTAAGAGACTCTCAACTTTCATTTGATATTACTGGAAAACATGTAATATTAGTTGATGATGTTTTATATACTGGTCGGACTATTCGTGCCGCTTTAGATGCATTAATGGATCAAGGAAGACCTAAAAAAATAAATTTAGCAGTTTTAGTTGATCGTGGACACCGTGAATTACCAATACGAGCAGACTTTGTCGGAAAAAATATTCCAACTGCTTTGAATGAGCAAGTATCAGTTTTTGTTGAAGAAATTGATGGCAAAGATGGAATTGATCTTATAAAAGAAAATGACTGA
- a CDS encoding RluA family pseudouridine synthase: MYEFEILDEKGRLDKVLAILLPEISRSQIKNLIENGNVTVNNKSEKPKYKVKSGDQIKLIKPKTKKIDLEPENIDLDIVYEDNDVIVVNKPQGMVVHPAPGHEKHTLVNALLYHSPLSTINGTFRPGIVHRIDKDTSGLLMVAKNDVAHQSLAKQLKEKTNKREYIALVYGNIKEDKGTIDAPIGRNPQDRKKQAVVKNGRRAVTHFEVLKRYQNFTLVKCILETGRTHQIRVHMKYIGHPLVGDPLYGPKKVIGNTGQYLHAAVLGFKHPTTGKELLFSADLPQNFQKMLRKLDNLNK, encoded by the coding sequence ATGTATGAATTTGAAATTTTAGATGAAAAAGGAAGATTAGATAAAGTCTTAGCTATACTTTTACCGGAGATTTCTAGATCCCAAATTAAAAATTTAATTGAAAATGGTAATGTAACAGTAAATAACAAAAGTGAAAAACCGAAGTATAAGGTTAAATCTGGAGACCAAATCAAACTAATAAAACCTAAAACTAAAAAAATAGATTTGGAACCAGAAAATATTGATCTTGATATTGTCTATGAAGATAACGATGTAATTGTAGTAAATAAACCACAAGGAATGGTTGTTCATCCTGCACCAGGACATGAAAAACATACATTAGTCAATGCGCTACTTTATCATTCTCCGCTATCAACAATCAATGGTACTTTTCGACCAGGAATAGTACATAGAATTGATAAAGATACTTCTGGATTATTAATGGTTGCTAAAAATGATGTGGCACATCAAAGTTTGGCAAAACAATTAAAAGAGAAAACTAATAAACGAGAGTATATTGCATTAGTTTATGGAAACATAAAAGAAGATAAGGGGACAATTGATGCACCAATAGGTAGGAACCCTCAAGACAGGAAAAAACAAGCAGTTGTGAAAAATGGTAGAAGGGCAGTCACACATTTTGAAGTATTAAAACGATATCAAAACTTTACTTTAGTAAAATGTATTTTAGAAACAGGAAGAACGCATCAAATACGCGTTCATATGAAATATATTGGTCATCCATTAGTTGGTGATCCATTATATGGTCCTAAAAAAGTTATTGGTAATACAGGACAATATTTACATGCTGCTGTATTAGGATTTAAGCATCCTACAACTGGCAAAGAACTATTATTTTCAGCCGATTTGCCACAAAATTTTCAAAAAATGTTAAGAAAGCTTGACAATTTAAACAAATAA
- the lspA gene encoding signal peptidase II, translating into MSFLGYIFISFIILVIDQIVKWQIVIHIPLNTTISFIPHILSLSNVRNTGAAWSIFAGQQLLFFIISIIALIVMVVLLKRNNHDKLFALALAFMIGGTLGNFLDRLRLGYVIDMFTLDFINFPIFNIADCALTIGVVLLIIALFKGEDDV; encoded by the coding sequence ATGTCATTTTTAGGATATATTTTTATTAGTTTTATTATTTTAGTAATTGATCAAATAGTTAAATGGCAAATTGTAATTCATATACCATTAAATACTACAATTTCATTTATTCCACATATTTTATCATTAAGCAATGTACGTAATACAGGAGCGGCGTGGAGCATTTTTGCTGGACAACAATTATTATTTTTTATCATTTCAATAATTGCATTGATCGTAATGGTTGTTCTACTAAAAAGAAATAATCATGATAAATTATTTGCATTAGCATTAGCTTTTATGATTGGTGGTACATTAGGAAACTTTTTAGATAGGTTGAGATTAGGTTATGTTATAGATATGTTTACATTAGATTTTATTAATTTTCCGATTTTTAATATCGCTGACTGTGCATTAACAATTGGAGTTGTTTTACTAATTATTGCTTTATTTAAAGGTGAAGATGATGTATGA
- a CDS encoding EbsA family protein: MNENKKYFCQPDIPTSITCWSFTWMIFLTSMLLWLEITVFQIWTLIILILFILVAFIQIRGRYLTISEDEINYHALILYNNIVIKKSAIKTISTNKWGLIKIETASNVYEFLTLPKIANKLTTALSK, encoded by the coding sequence ATGAATGAAAATAAAAAATATTTTTGTCAACCAGATATACCTACATCAATCACGTGTTGGTCATTTACATGGATGATATTTTTAACTAGTATGCTCCTATGGCTTGAAATTACGGTATTTCAAATTTGGACTTTAATTATATTAATTTTATTTATTTTAGTTGCTTTTATACAAATAAGAGGCAGATATTTAACAATATCAGAAGATGAAATTAATTATCATGCTTTAATTTTATATAATAATATTGTAATTAAGAAATCTGCAATCAAAACAATTTCAACAAACAAATGGGGACTTATAAAAATCGAAACAGCGTCGAATGTTTATGAATTTCTAACTTTACCTAAAATAGCAAATAAATTAACAACTGCATTAAGTAAATAA
- a CDS encoding THUMP domain-containing class I SAM-dependent RNA methyltransferase, translated as MKLIATCAAGIESVLGNEMKHLGYSANVENGRVCFDGDFDDVIFTNLWLRTADRIKIVLSQFTAKTFEELFENVKEIHWEDWLALDSAFPVNAKSQKSQLHNVPSIQSIAKKAIVEKMNQTYHRRTKFPETGSVYPIEVIINKNKVMVTLDTSGSSLFKRGYRLDKGGAPLKENMGAALVLLSHWYPELPFVDPTCGSGTIPIEAAMIGKDIAPGLKRKFAFENWQQVSCQKIKCQREKAKSKIKSDIELDISGYDIDGRMINISTVNAKAAGVLDNIKFKQMALKDFHTEKVNGIIVSNPPYGKRLSDRESVHKIYNQMGEIYRPLTSWSKYILTSDLQFEKYYGQIASKKRKLYNGSLRTDLFQYWGKKIR; from the coding sequence ATGAAATTAATTGCTACTTGTGCTGCTGGCATAGAAAGCGTATTAGGAAATGAAATGAAACATCTTGGATATTCAGCCAATGTAGAAAACGGAAGAGTTTGTTTTGATGGTGACTTTGATGATGTGATTTTTACAAATTTGTGGTTAAGAACTGCTGATAGAATTAAAATTGTATTGTCGCAATTTACTGCTAAAACATTTGAAGAACTTTTTGAAAATGTTAAGGAAATTCATTGGGAAGATTGGCTTGCTTTAGATTCCGCTTTTCCAGTTAATGCTAAAAGTCAAAAATCTCAACTTCATAATGTTCCAAGTATTCAATCTATTGCTAAAAAAGCTATTGTTGAAAAAATGAATCAAACATATCATAGGCGAACAAAATTTCCTGAAACTGGCAGTGTATATCCAATTGAAGTAATTATTAATAAAAATAAAGTAATGGTTACATTAGACACAAGTGGCTCTAGTCTTTTTAAAAGAGGATATCGATTAGATAAAGGAGGGGCTCCACTAAAAGAAAATATGGGAGCAGCACTTGTGTTACTTTCACATTGGTATCCAGAGTTACCATTTGTAGATCCAACATGTGGTTCTGGAACTATTCCGATCGAAGCAGCAATGATAGGGAAAGATATTGCCCCAGGACTAAAAAGAAAATTCGCATTTGAAAATTGGCAACAAGTTTCTTGCCAAAAAATTAAATGTCAAAGAGAAAAAGCTAAAAGTAAGATAAAAAGTGATATTGAACTGGATATTTCAGGATACGATATTGATGGTAGAATGATTAATATTTCAACTGTGAATGCAAAAGCAGCAGGTGTGTTAGATAATATTAAGTTTAAACAAATGGCACTTAAAGATTTCCATACTGAAAAAGTAAATGGAATAATAGTATCAAATCCCCCATATGGTAAACGATTAAGTGATCGTGAATCGGTTCATAAAATTTATAATCAAATGGGAGAAATATATCGTCCATTAACAAGTTGGAGCAAATATATCTTAACTAGCGATCTACAGTTTGAAAAATATTATGGTCAAATTGCCTCAAAAAAGCGTAAATTATATAATGGTTCTTTAAGAACTGACTTATTCCAATATTGGGGTAAAAAAATTAGATAA
- the gpsB gene encoding cell division regulator GpsB, whose protein sequence is MENVNLTPKEIVNKHFKPKMRGYDPADVDEFLDKVIQDYETFTKENQRLQMENDRLVSKVDELTKQVAVGKSGQTARPTSNMTNMDILKRLSNLERRVFGAQLNSDDDQSNRF, encoded by the coding sequence ATGGAAAATGTCAATCTTACGCCTAAAGAAATCGTAAATAAACATTTTAAACCTAAAATGCGAGGATATGATCCTGCAGATGTTGATGAATTTTTAGATAAAGTTATTCAAGACTATGAAACTTTTACTAAAGAAAATCAACGGTTACAAATGGAAAACGATCGTCTTGTAAGTAAGGTCGATGAACTTACAAAACAGGTTGCAGTAGGTAAATCTGGACAAACTGCAAGACCTACTTCAAACATGACCAATATGGACATTTTGAAACGTCTTTCTAATTTGGAACGACGGGTTTTTGGTGCTCAACTTAACAGTGATGACGACCAAAGTAATCGGTTTTAA
- a CDS encoding DUF1273 domain-containing protein, producing the protein MRLWVSGYRNYELGIFSNNDPKVTVIKYLLKKHFESKFNEGLEWIISSGQLGIEQLAIEVALEMKADYPELKTSIMYPFNEFGNRWNETNQAKLHELEEKVDFCASVSNSPYESVQQLKNFQKFMLTHTDQATLIYDPEYPGKSKFDFVAIKNYSYNHRYKFNLFNMDDLQSAANEFQEKNNWQND; encoded by the coding sequence ATGAGATTATGGGTAAGTGGATATCGTAACTATGAACTAGGAATTTTTAGTAATAATGACCCTAAAGTAACAGTTATTAAATATTTATTAAAAAAACATTTTGAAAGCAAATTTAACGAAGGATTAGAGTGGATAATTTCAAGTGGGCAATTAGGAATTGAACAATTAGCAATAGAAGTTGCGCTTGAAATGAAAGCAGATTATCCTGAATTAAAAACATCAATAATGTATCCTTTTAATGAGTTTGGAAACAGATGGAATGAAACAAATCAGGCAAAGTTACATGAACTAGAAGAAAAGGTTGATTTTTGTGCAAGTGTTAGCAATAGTCCATATGAATCAGTACAACAATTAAAAAATTTTCAAAAATTTATGTTAACACATACTGATCAAGCCACATTAATCTATGATCCAGAATATCCTGGAAAGTCTAAATTTGATTTCGTAGCAATAAAAAATTATAGTTATAATCATAGGTACAAATTTAACTTATTTAATATGGATGATTTGCAATCAGCCGCGAATGAATTTCAAGAAAAAAATAATTGGCAAAATGATTGA
- the recU gene encoding Holliday junction resolvase RecU: MTFNYPNGKPYSQKKSNIFHEKHKSKIIYGNRGMSLEQEINDSNAYYLENEIAVIHKKPIPIQIVDVDYPKRSAAVIKKAYFKTPSTTDYNGIYRGYYLDFEAKETKNKTSFPLSNFHAHQIKHMKACLKQKGICFTIVRFVLTDELFLMPCNLLFKYWDNQQNERKSIPKSEIQKNSFKINYSLQPRIPYLKYVDLLIKQIEGEENEGTRS, from the coding sequence ATGACATTCAATTATCCAAATGGGAAACCTTACTCACAAAAGAAGAGTAACATATTTCATGAAAAACATAAATCAAAAATCATCTATGGAAATCGCGGAATGTCTTTAGAACAAGAAATTAACGATAGTAATGCTTATTATTTGGAAAATGAAATTGCAGTAATACATAAGAAACCAATTCCTATCCAAATTGTTGATGTTGATTATCCCAAGCGAAGTGCTGCTGTAATCAAAAAAGCTTATTTTAAGACTCCATCAACAACAGATTATAATGGTATTTATCGCGGATATTATTTAGATTTTGAAGCAAAAGAAACTAAAAATAAAACCTCTTTTCCTTTAAGTAATTTTCATGCACATCAAATTAAACATATGAAAGCATGTTTAAAGCAGAAAGGAATTTGTTTTACCATAGTTCGTTTTGTTTTAACTGATGAATTATTTCTGATGCCTTGCAATTTACTCTTTAAATATTGGGATAACCAACAAAATGAACGCAAGTCAATTCCCAAATCAGAAATTCAAAAAAACAGTTTTAAAATCAATTACTCTTTACAACCACGAATTCCATATCTTAAATATGTAGATTTATTAATTAAACAAATTGAAGGAGAAGAAAATGAAGGAACAAGATCCTAA
- a CDS encoding transglycosylase domain-containing protein, protein MKEQDPKYSRVARRQSEQRASKKSPSQIIKRIFLIIFVTLIIGIALGATLFFYYVQSAPKLSESKLSSPGSTVIYDANNKKITSLGSDNRISISANKVPKQLKDAIVSIEDRRFYEQNGIDFKRILGAFLNNLAPGSGLQGGSTIDQQLIKLSYFSTAKSDQTLKRKAQEAWLAIQLDKHYSKDQILTFYINKVFMGNGNYGMETAAKFYYGKSLNKLNLAQTALIAGIPNAPSSYNPYANPDLALKRRNEVLQAMYENKKISAAELRDAKSKDINDGLLPKHSNTEQYSENTKIADSYIKEVITAAEKKGYKPYSQSLKIYTNLDMDIQKRMYEVANTNDYITFPNDEIQIASTVVDPNNGKVVAMIGGRKNSDVTFGLNRAVQTDRTDGSTAKPLMDYAPAIEYNSWATYHLLEDEPYTYPGTDIQLYDFDHKYEGNMTMREALIESRNIPAIHALSSVGIDKATTFLKGLGFSFKNKLNYQNGIGIPSSTLQNAAAYAAFANGGIYYKPQYINAIETPDGTVKEFSSHGKRAMKTSTAYMITDMLKQVITSSKGTGTKANISGLYQAGKTGTNAYPSDVASKFPSGAIMDSWFNGYTKNYSVSVWLGYDHQYESGNYMVQSTASLASQYYKEIMSYMSQGVTNTDWTKPADVYVKYINGVRELYLSGSEPPSSLLYSSSSSKKSISSYKSVFSELSKSSSEVKSSSQSSEATSSSVNANSEQENQNVQNTQSNSEQHNENTQQNEENKQQENTNTSH, encoded by the coding sequence ATGAAGGAACAAGATCCTAAATATTCAAGGGTTGCTCGTCGTCAATCAGAACAAAGAGCGAGCAAAAAATCCCCATCGCAAATAATTAAACGGATTTTTTTGATTATATTTGTAACCTTAATAATAGGTATTGCTTTAGGTGCTACCCTATTCTTTTATTATGTACAAAGTGCTCCTAAATTAAGTGAAAGTAAATTATCTAGTCCTGGTTCAACTGTTATTTACGACGCAAATAATAAAAAAATAACCTCACTTGGATCTGATAATCGAATTTCTATTTCTGCTAATAAAGTACCAAAACAATTAAAAGATGCAATTGTATCAATTGAGGACCGTCGTTTCTATGAACAAAATGGTATCGACTTTAAGCGTATTTTAGGTGCATTTTTAAATAATTTGGCTCCTGGTTCTGGTTTGCAAGGAGGAAGTACAATTGATCAACAGTTAATTAAATTGTCATATTTCTCAACTGCAAAATCTGATCAAACTTTAAAGCGAAAAGCTCAAGAAGCATGGCTTGCCATTCAATTAGATAAACACTATTCCAAAGATCAGATTTTAACATTCTATATTAATAAAGTGTTTATGGGAAATGGAAATTATGGGATGGAAACTGCTGCTAAATTTTATTATGGAAAATCATTAAATAAACTTAATCTAGCACAAACAGCTTTAATTGCTGGAATACCAAATGCCCCTTCTTCTTATAATCCATATGCTAATCCTGATCTAGCATTAAAACGTCGTAATGAAGTTTTACAAGCAATGTATGAAAATAAAAAAATATCTGCTGCAGAATTACGTGATGCTAAATCTAAAGATATTAATGATGGATTATTACCAAAACATTCTAATACTGAACAATATAGTGAAAACACCAAAATAGCCGATTCATATATTAAAGAGGTTATTACTGCTGCAGAAAAGAAGGGATATAAACCATATTCTCAAAGTTTAAAAATCTATACTAATTTGGATATGGATATCCAAAAGAGAATGTATGAAGTAGCTAATACTAATGATTACATAACTTTTCCAAATGATGAAATTCAAATTGCTTCAACCGTAGTTGATCCAAATAATGGTAAAGTTGTTGCAATGATTGGTGGTCGTAAAAATAGCGATGTAACTTTTGGATTAAACCGAGCAGTTCAAACAGATCGTACTGACGGCTCCACTGCTAAGCCATTAATGGATTACGCTCCTGCAATTGAATATAATAGTTGGGCAACGTATCATTTACTCGAAGATGAACCATATACTTATCCAGGCACTGATATACAACTTTATGACTTTGATCATAAATACGAAGGTAATATGACAATGCGTGAAGCTTTGATCGAATCACGTAATATTCCTGCAATTCATGCCTTATCTAGCGTTGGAATTGATAAAGCAACTACTTTCTTAAAGGGACTTGGATTTAGTTTTAAAAATAAATTAAATTATCAAAATGGGATTGGAATTCCATCTTCAACTTTACAAAATGCTGCTGCATATGCTGCTTTTGCAAATGGCGGAATTTACTACAAGCCACAATATATCAATGCAATTGAAACGCCAGATGGAACTGTCAAAGAATTCTCTAGTCATGGTAAACGTGCAATGAAAACATCTACTGCATATATGATTACTGATATGCTTAAACAAGTTATTACATCCTCAAAAGGTACAGGTACAAAAGCAAATATCAGTGGCTTATATCAAGCTGGTAAAACTGGGACAAATGCTTATCCATCTGATGTAGCAAGTAAATTCCCTTCTGGTGCTATAATGGATTCGTGGTTTAACGGGTATACAAAGAACTACTCTGTTTCAGTTTGGTTAGGATATGACCATCAGTATGAATCAGGAAATTATATGGTTCAGTCTACTGCAAGTTTAGCATCACAATATTATAAAGAAATTATGTCATATATGTCTCAAGGTGTAACAAATACTGATTGGACAAAACCAGCTGATGTTTATGTTAAATACATCAATGGTGTTCGAGAACTATACTTATCAGGTTCAGAACCACCTTCAAGTTTATTATATAGTTCTTCAAGTTCTAAAAAATCTATTTCTTCATATAAGAGTGTATTTTCTGAACTTTCAAAATCTTCTTCTGAAGTAAAAAGTTCTTCTCAAAGTTCAGAAGCAACAAGTAGCTCAGTAAATGCAAATAGTGAACAAGAAAATCAAAATGTACAAAACACTCAATCAAATAGTGAACAACATAATGAAAATACACAACAGAACGAAGAAAACAAGCAACAAGAAAATACAAATACTAGTCATTAA